A single genomic interval of Helianthus annuus cultivar XRQ/B chromosome 6, HanXRQr2.0-SUNRISE, whole genome shotgun sequence harbors:
- the LOC110945116 gene encoding probable transcription factor At4g01260 has product MSNNMMNSSSSSEENVTRKASASKKRKTTSDKEYNPAEEEEVKAGAIQRVWSPADELKLLQALKEQTDRANMTMLYETVRNCLEFDVQKKQVADKVGKLRRKFKEISEGRKAAGSDKHSASVYQLCQQVWGGKEKQVAAAADEDRVVYKKKYPLSNRNITYMYPELALGEIGSKIQKSSIRRNLVKYLSEEELEEMEQDFVECDLRDMEGAYLRMKVVMKHKNQIDKAFRLSKESK; this is encoded by the coding sequence atgagcAACAACATGATGAACTCGTCTTCTAGTTCTGAAGAGAACGTCACCAGAAAAGCTAGTGcgtcaaagaaaagaaaaacaacaaGTGATAAAGAGTACAATCCCGCCGAAGAAGAAGAAGTGAAAGCGGGGGCCATTCAGCGGGTGTGGTCCCCTGCGGACGAGTTAAAGCTTCTGCAGGCTCTAAAAGAGCAAACAGACAGAGCCAACATGACCATGTTGTATGAGACGGTGAGGAACTGTTTGGAGTTTGATGTACAGAAAAAGCAGGTTGCGGATAAAGTGGGGAAGCTGAGGCGGAAGTTTAAGGAGATTAGCGAAGGAAGAAAGGCTGCGGGTTCTGATAAACACAGTGCGAGTGTTTACCAACTTTGTCAACAAGTGTGGGGAGGTAAGGAAAAGCaagttgctgctgctgctgatgagGACAGGGTGGTTTACAAGAAGAAATACCCGCTTTCTAATCGTAACATAACGTATATGTACCCTGAACTTGCTCTTGGAGAGATTGGATCAAAGATACAAAAAAGCTCCATTAGAAGAAATTTAGTAAAGTACTTGTCTGAGGAGGAATTGGAGGAGATGGAACAAGATTTTGTGGAATGTGATCTTAGAGACATGGAAGGTGCTTACCTACGAATGAAGGTGGTCATGAAGCATAAGAATCAAATAGACAAGGCATTTCGCTTATCAAAGGAATCAAAATAA
- the LOC110866012 gene encoding protein MULTIPLE CHLOROPLAST DIVISION SITE 1 isoform X2 — translation MASSSLQLHHPISIPVKSSPTSIFMLGFFIATTVLIVAVRVYVARKSSYKRAGSVADLVRRGQLNSGRGISKPVMYDDPFNNPQVKISKNNSTVEMCGKVYKLAPVTLTREEQDIHQKRRSRAYQWKRPTIFLKEGDPIPSDVDPDTVRWIPANHPFATTINDITEDLAQKNVYQKHGVPFRIQAEHEALQKKLEALQSDQKLNNMVIDPGTARNFERPFKSNSKLDDEQVEQKSTNGQTGSRPESQPNSHSSSTSEEKQTL, via the exons GTAAAAAGTTCTCCTACTTCCATATTTATGCTTGGGTTTTTTATAGCCACAACTGTGTTGATTGTTGCGGTGCGAGTTTATGTGGCAAGAAAATCGAGCTACAAACGCGCGGGATCCGTTGCCGATCTTGTCAGGCGTGGCCAGCTAAACTCCGGAAGAGGCAT ATCAAAGCCAGTGATGTATGACGATCCATTTAACAACCCACAAGTGAAGATTAGTAAGAACAATTCAACAGTCGAAATGTGTGGAAAGGTTTACAAATTGGCTCCAGTGACTCTAACAAGAGAAGAGCAAGACATACATCAAAAAAGACGCTCACGTGCGTATCAGTGGAAGAGACCCACAATATTCCTGAAAGAAGGAGACCCCATACCCTCTGATGTGGACCCTGATACAGTTAGATGGATCCCCGCAAATCATCCGTTTGCAACAACCATTAACGATATTACTGAAGATTTGGCTCAAAAAAACGTGTATCAAAAGCATGGCGTTCCGTTCCGTATTCAGGCCGAGCATGAGGCCTTGCAGAAAAAACTTGAAGCTTTGCAGAGT GATCAGAAGTTGAACAATATGGTAATTGATCCAGGAACGGCTCGAAATTTTGAGAGACCGTTCAAGTCAAATTCCAAGTTAGATGATGAGCAGGTGGAACAGAAGTCAACAAATGGTCAAACAGGCTCTCGACCAGAAAGTCAACCCAATTCTCATAGCAGTTCAACTTCTGAAGAGAAACAAACGCTGTAG